From the Bacillota bacterium genome, the window GTCCCCGAACTCCGCTACGTGGCCACGGTGCCCAACGGGGTGCGCCTCGACGACTTCCCCTTCGCGCCCGGGCCGGGCGGCTACCTGGCCTTCTACGGCCGCCTCTCGCCCAAGAAGGGAGCCGACCTGGCCGTGGCCGTGGCCGAGCGGGCGGGCCTACCGCTCCGCCTGGCCGGGCCGGTGCCGCCCGAGGAGCGGGATTTCTTCGAGGAGGTGCTCCGCCCCCGCCTGCGGGGGCGCGTCGAGTACGTGGGCGAGCTGAAGGGGGACGAGAAGGGTCGCTTCCTGGGCGGGGCGCTGGCGCTCCTGCAGCTGAACCGGGTGCCCGAGCCCTTCGGCCTCTCCATGGTGGAGGCGATGGCCTGCGGCGTCCCGGTGGTGGGCACCTCGCTGGGCGCCATCCCGGAGGTGGTGGCCGACCGGGTGACGGGGCGGCTCCTGCCGGCCGGCGGCGACGAGGAGGTGGTGGCGGCGGCGGTGCGCGCGCTCGCGGGCGTCCCCCTGCTGGAGCGGGCGGCCTGCCGGCGGCGGGTGGAGAGCTTCTTTACCGTCGAACGCATGGTGGAAGGCTACGAACACGTGTACGAGGCCGTCCTGCGGGAGCGCCGCTAGCGGCGGCGCGCCCGGTGCAACCGTCCCGAAGGCCCGAGGAGGGATCCGCCATGGAACGCTGGGAGTCGGTCGGAGCAGCGGACGAATACCCCCTGAACGAGCGCAGGAAGCTGACCCTTCACGGCTACGAGATCGTCCTCTTCCACCTGCCCTCCGGCTTCTACGCCGTCACCAGCACCTGCCCGCACGCCGGCGGGCCGCTGGAGGAGGCGAAGGTGGTGGGCGAACACGAGATCCAGTGCCCCTGGCACCGCTACCGCTACGACTTGCGAGACGGCCACTCCACCAACCAGCCCATCTACCGGGCGCGGGTCTACCCGGTGCGGGAGGAGGGCGGCCAGCTCTACGTCGGCCTGCCGGGCTAGGGCGGCGCTCCGCGAGGTGAAAATGCAGGCGGTGCTATCATAAAAGCCTGCATTCCGGCTTTTCGGGAGGCCACGGGCCCATGGCGGCGCAGTCGCAGCTGGTGATCCGCGGGGCGCGCCAGCACAACCTGAAAAACATCGACCTGGAGATCCCGCGCGAGGCGCTGGTCGTCATCACCGGCCTGAGCGGGAGCGGCAAGTCGAGCCTCGCCTTCGACACCATCTACGCCGAGGGCCAGCGCCGCTACGTCGAGTCGCTCTCCGCCTACGCGCGCCAGTTCCTGGGCCAGACCAACAAGCCGGACGTGGACAGCATCGAGGGGCTCTCGCCGGCCATCTCCATCGACCAGAAGACGACCAGCCACAACCCGCGCTCCACCGTCGGCACGGTGACCGAGATCTACGACTACCTGCGCCTCCTCTTCGCGCGCGTGGGGCGGCCGCACTGCCCGCGCTGCGGGCGGCCGATCACGAGCCAGACGGTGGAGCAGATGGTCGACCAGGTGCTCGCCCTGCCCGAGGGCGAGCGCATCCAGCTCCTGGCGCCCGTGGTCCGCGGCAGGAAGGGCGAGCACAAGCAGGTCTTCGAGCAGATCCGCCGGGCGGGCTTCGTCCGCGTCCGCGTGGACGGGGAGACGCGGACGCTGGAGGAGCTGCCGGCGCTGGACAAGAACCGGAAGCACTCCGTCGAGATCGTCGTCGACCGGCTGGTCGTCCGCCCGGGCATCACCACGCGCCTGGCCGACTCCCTTGAGACGGCGCTCCAGTGGGGCGACGGCGTCGTCGTGGTACAGCGCCTCGGCGGCGAGGGCGGGGAGGCGGGCGAGCTGGTCTTCAGCCAGAAGTTCGCCTGCATCGAGTGCGGCACCAGCCTGGCGGAGCTGACGCCGCGCAGCTTCTCGTTCAACAGCCCCTACGGGGCCTGCCCCGAGTGCACGGGCCTGGGCTACAAGATGGAGATCGACCCCGGGAAGGTGATCCCCGACCTCCACCTCAGCCTGGCCGAGGGCGCGGTGGCCCCCTGGAACAACCACTGGCACTACTCGCACTACTACAACCAGCTGCTGCGCGCCCTGGCCGACGCCTACGGCGTCTCCTGGAGCGCGCCCCTGGAGCGGGCGGGACAGGCCTTCCTGGACGTGCTCCTCTGGGGCTCGGAGAGGCCGATCCGCTTCCGCTACCGGAGCCCGTACGGGCGCGAGCGCGAGCGGACGGTGACGTGGAGCGGCGTCGTGCCGACCCTGGAGAAGATCTACCGCGAGTCGCAGTCCGAGTCGATGCGGGAGGAGCTGGAGGCGTACATGTCCACCCGCCCCTGCCCCGCCTGCGGCGGCAGGCGCCTGCGCCCGGAGGCGCTGGCGGTGACGGTGGGCGGGCTCAACATCGCCCAGGTGACGGCGCTCCCCATCGCCAAGGTGCTGGAGTGGAACGCAGGGCTGGAGGCGGAGCTGAGCGAGCGGGAGCGGACCATCGCGCGCCTGGTGCGGAGGGAGATCGAAGCGCGGCTCCGCTTCCTGGTGGACGTGGGCCTGGAGTACCTGACGCTGGACCGCCCGGCGCTCACCCTCTCGGGCGGCGAGGCGCAGCGCATCCGCCTGGCCACGCAGATCGGCTCCGGGCTGACCGGCGTCCTCTACATCCTGGACGAGCCCTCCATCGGCCTCCACCAGCGCGACAACGCCCGCCTCGTGGCCACGCTGGAGCGGCTGCGCGACCAGGGGAACACGGTGCTGGTGGTGGAGCACGACGAGGAGACCATCCGCGCCGCCGACTACGTGGTGGACATCGGGCCGGGGGCGGGCAAGCACGGTGGCCGCGTGGTGGCGGCCGGGACGCCGGAGGAGGTGGCGCGCGTCCCGGAGTCGATCACCGGCCAGTTCCTCTCCGGCCGGCGCCGCATCGAGGTGCCCGCCCGGCGGCGGACGCCGCGCCCGGGCCGCTGGCTGACCGTCCGCGGCGCCAGCGAGCACAACCTGAAGGGGATCGACGTCCGCTTCCCCCTGGGCCTCTTCACGGTGGTGACCGGCGTCTCCGGCTCGGGCAAGTCGACGCTGGTCAACGAGATCCTCTACCGGGAGCTGGCCCGGCGGCTGAACGGGGCGAGGACCGAGCCCGGGCGCCACCGCGGCCTCGAGGGTCTGGACGGGCTGCGCAAGGTGGTGGACGTCGACCAGTCGCCCATCGGCCGGACGCCGCGCTCCAACCCTGCGACCTACACAGGCGTCTTCGACGACATCCGCGCCGCCTTCGCCCAGACGCCGGAGGCGCGCGTGCGCGGCTACAAGCCGGGCCGCTTCTCCTTCAACGTCAAGGGCGGCCGCTGCGAGGCCTGCCGCGGCGACGGGGTGCTGAAGATCGAGATGAACTTCCTGCCCGACGTCTACGTGCCCTGCGAGGTCTGCAAGGGGCGGCGGTACAACCGCGAGACGCTGGAGATCCGTTACAAGGGGAAGTCCATCGCGGACGTGCTGGAGATGACCGTGGACGAGGCGCTGGACTTCTT encodes:
- the uvrA gene encoding excinuclease ABC subunit UvrA, translated to MAAQSQLVIRGARQHNLKNIDLEIPREALVVITGLSGSGKSSLAFDTIYAEGQRRYVESLSAYARQFLGQTNKPDVDSIEGLSPAISIDQKTTSHNPRSTVGTVTEIYDYLRLLFARVGRPHCPRCGRPITSQTVEQMVDQVLALPEGERIQLLAPVVRGRKGEHKQVFEQIRRAGFVRVRVDGETRTLEELPALDKNRKHSVEIVVDRLVVRPGITTRLADSLETALQWGDGVVVVQRLGGEGGEAGELVFSQKFACIECGTSLAELTPRSFSFNSPYGACPECTGLGYKMEIDPGKVIPDLHLSLAEGAVAPWNNHWHYSHYYNQLLRALADAYGVSWSAPLERAGQAFLDVLLWGSERPIRFRYRSPYGRERERTVTWSGVVPTLEKIYRESQSESMREELEAYMSTRPCPACGGRRLRPEALAVTVGGLNIAQVTALPIAKVLEWNAGLEAELSERERTIARLVRREIEARLRFLVDVGLEYLTLDRPALTLSGGEAQRIRLATQIGSGLTGVLYILDEPSIGLHQRDNARLVATLERLRDQGNTVLVVEHDEETIRAADYVVDIGPGAGKHGGRVVAAGTPEEVARVPESITGQFLSGRRRIEVPARRRTPRPGRWLTVRGASEHNLKGIDVRFPLGLFTVVTGVSGSGKSTLVNEILYRELARRLNGARTEPGRHRGLEGLDGLRKVVDVDQSPIGRTPRSNPATYTGVFDDIRAAFAQTPEARVRGYKPGRFSFNVKGGRCEACRGDGVLKIEMNFLPDVYVPCEVCKGRRYNRETLEIRYKGKSIADVLEMTVDEALDFFAAIPSIRRRLETLADVGLGYIELGQPATTLSGGEAQRVKLATELSRRSEGDAVYILDEPTTGLHMADVEKLLAVLQRLVDQGNTVIVIEHNLDVIKSADWVIDLGPEGGERGGEVVAAGTPEEVAQVERSHTGRFLRRVLGLAPAPEPRAAPARAAAGAAGA
- a CDS encoding glycosyltransferase; amino-acid sequence: ARGHEVTVFASGDSRPAGRLEWVVPSHLGAHPELPARELELLHMAHAFAEARRGRFDLLHNHLNCHPLVFTPLVELPVVTTLHGSAYLEPATRVVYRRFAHLPYVAISRAEREAVPELRYVATVPNGVRLDDFPFAPGPGGYLAFYGRLSPKKGADLAVAVAERAGLPLRLAGPVPPEERDFFEEVLRPRLRGRVEYVGELKGDEKGRFLGGALALLQLNRVPEPFGLSMVEAMACGVPVVGTSLGAIPEVVADRVTGRLLPAGGDEEVVAAAVRALAGVPLLERAACRRRVESFFTVERMVEGYEHVYEAVLRERR
- a CDS encoding Rieske (2Fe-2S) protein, translating into MERWESVGAADEYPLNERRKLTLHGYEIVLFHLPSGFYAVTSTCPHAGGPLEEAKVVGEHEIQCPWHRYRYDLRDGHSTNQPIYRARVYPVREEGGQLYVGLPG